A region from the Ammospiza nelsoni isolate bAmmNel1 chromosome 1, bAmmNel1.pri, whole genome shotgun sequence genome encodes:
- the LOC132079907 gene encoding UPF0500 protein C1orf216 homolog — protein MAERAAVISRDEEEIQNSSDGEDRFPTQVAVTASPGCSASPSLDSLDEDKGSSAEPERLSVLSSRAVAQLKAPTGPEMVRGGQAQTTVPGLAEHPLAAVDASLGASSCLAAVDNLLPVHLASLYDKSPCCDGKLSSEVLQDLRVPGEALQARTGTQQEGTGTQQAGSSTQSSMASCSLGHVIWMKTTTVMETLEKKKKEEKEKYRLQLAMYRRLLLLRSIRSLHRQLEQQQARLQECYGTVINTKKEVLKHICPTSPSPSP, from the coding sequence ATGGCTGAGAGAGCAGCTGTAATATCAAGAGATGAAGAGGAGATCCAAAACAGCAGTGATGGTGAAGACAGGTTTCCTACTCAAGTTGCTGTAACAGCATCCCCTGGTTGCTCTGCCAGCCCTTCACTAGATAGCCTTGATGAAGACAAGGGAAGCTCAGCAGAGCCAGAAAGACTGTCTGTCCTCTCCAGCAGGGCAGTGGCCCAGCTAAAAGCTCCGACTGGCCCAGAGATGGTTCGTGGTGGCCAGGCACAGACGACAgtccctgggctggctgagcaTCCTCTGGCAGCTGTAGATGCATCCCTGGGTGCCTCCTCATGCCTTGCAGCAGTTGATAACCTGCTGCCTGTGCACCTTGCCTCCTTGTATGACAAAAGCCCCTGCTGTGATGGCAAACTGAGctcagaggtgctgcaggaccTGAGGGTGCCCGGTGAGGCCCTGCAGGCACGGACTGGCACCCAGCAGGAAGGGACTGGcacccagcaggcagggagcagcacccagagcagcatgGCCTCCTGCAGTTTGGGCCATGTGATTTGGATGAAGACCACAACAGTAATGGAGACCttagaaaagaagaagaaggaggaaaaggagaagtaCCGGCTCCAGCTAGCAATGTACCGACGGCTCCTGCTGCTGCGCTCCATCAGGAGTTTGCAtaggcagctggagcagcagcaggccaggctgcaggaatGCTATGGCACGGTGATAAATACAAAGAAAGAAGTGTTGAAACACATTTGCCCAACCTCGCCCTCACCTTCGCCGTAA